From Bacillota bacterium, the proteins below share one genomic window:
- a CDS encoding helix-turn-helix domain-containing protein has translation MMGEFVVEVGEVANLVVPLELVNADLSIEARFVYIFLLAKSDRQSSQWRGTQAALAEALHVDRTTLRKSITALEQAGWLRLEQAGRRETVFTMRNPILEERRAELKRVQARLGPASFKGEALMCEWLDLIVASTEYDNNARLGSIRNPVTDACLEFDRYYPNQRVAFEFNGPQHYGPTDAYPDPDRARETMARDYIKKALCHEHGIHLITLTAKDLSFKTITEKVHGLLPLREVWPDDPVLRYLTHVSRLYIRAARRAQAGQQGQITGAKSGPPQGEAVAPSFRAPRAPGQRLPDGA, from the coding sequence ATGATGGGAGAGTTCGTGGTGGAGGTGGGAGAAGTGGCGAATCTCGTCGTGCCCCTCGAGTTGGTGAACGCCGACCTTTCCATCGAGGCCCGGTTCGTTTACATCTTCCTCCTTGCCAAATCCGACCGTCAGAGCAGTCAATGGCGGGGGACTCAGGCCGCCCTGGCCGAAGCCCTTCATGTAGACCGCACCACACTCCGCAAGAGCATAACGGCCCTGGAGCAGGCAGGTTGGCTTCGGCTGGAGCAGGCCGGACGCCGCGAGACCGTCTTCACCATGCGTAATCCGATCCTCGAAGAGCGCCGGGCCGAACTGAAGCGCGTGCAAGCGCGTCTCGGGCCCGCCAGCTTCAAGGGGGAAGCTCTCATGTGTGAATGGTTGGACCTCATAGTAGCATCTACCGAGTACGACAACAACGCCCGCCTGGGGTCGATCCGCAATCCCGTGACTGACGCCTGCCTGGAGTTCGACCGTTACTACCCCAACCAGCGGGTGGCCTTCGAGTTCAACGGCCCGCAGCATTACGGGCCGACCGACGCCTACCCTGACCCAGACCGGGCCCGGGAGACCATGGCCCGGGACTACATCAAGAAGGCCCTCTGCCACGAACATGGGATCCACCTCATCACGCTTACCGCAAAGGATCTCAGCTTCAAGACCATCACGGAGAAGGTGCACGGACTCCTCCCCCTGCGCGAGGTGTGGCCGGACGACCCCGTCCTGCGATACCTCACGCACGTCAGTCGGCTCTATATCCGGGCAGCCCGTCGCGCGCAGGCAGGCCAGCAGGGACAGATCACCGGGGCCAAAAGCGGGCCACCCCAGGGGGAGGCAGTGGCTCCCAGCTTCCGCGCACCCCGTGCGCCAGGGCAGCGACTTCCAGATGGAGCATAG